The following are from one region of the Aspergillus chevalieri M1 DNA, chromosome 1, nearly complete sequence genome:
- a CDS encoding ribose-phosphate diphosphokinase (COG:F;~EggNog:ENOG410PGG8;~InterPro:IPR029057,IPR000836,IPR000842,IPR029099, IPR005946;~PFAM:PF00156,PF14572,PF13793;~go_function: GO:0000287 - magnesium ion binding [Evidence IEA];~go_function: GO:0004749 - ribose phosphate diphosphokinase activity [Evidence IEA];~go_process: GO:0009116 - nucleoside metabolic process [Evidence IEA];~go_process: GO:0009156 - ribonucleoside monophosphate biosynthetic process [Evidence IEA];~go_process: GO:0009165 - nucleotide biosynthetic process [Evidence IEA];~go_process: GO:0044249 - cellular biosynthetic process [Evidence IEA]), translating to MSANSIKLLTGNSHPELAKLVADRLGIELTKIMVLQYSNQETSVTIGESVRDEDVFILQSTKPNDINDGLMELLIMINACKTASARRITAVIPNFPYARQDKKDKSRAPITAKLMANMLQTAGCNHVITMDLHASQIQGFFNVPVDNLYAEPSMLKWIRENLDVENCVIVSPDAGGAKRATAIADRLDSQFALIHKERPRPNEVSRMVLVGNVKDKVAIIVDDMADTCGTLVKAADTVMQHGAKEVNAIVVHGILSGNAIDNINNSCLSRIVVTNTVPHEEKKEVCDKIATIDISPTLAEACRRTHNGESVSFLFSHAVS from the exons ATGTCAGCCAACTCGATCAAACTCCTGACTGGTAACAGTCATCCAGAGCTTGCCAAGCTCGTTGCCGACAG GCTCGGCATTGAGTTGACCAAGATCATGGTCCTCCAGTACTCCAACCAAGAAACGAGTGTCACGATCGGTGAAAGTGTACGGGATGAGGATG TTTTCATTTTGCAGTCCACAAAACCCAACGACATCAACGATGGGCTCATGGAGCTCCTTATCATGATCAACGCTTGCAAGACGGCCTCTGCCCGGCGCATCACGGCTGTTATCCCCAACTTCCCCTACGCGCGCCAGGATAAGAAGGACAAGAGTCGTGCTCCGATTACCGCCAAGTTGATGGCCAACATGCTCCAGACCGCTGGCTGCAACCATGTCATCACTATGGACCTTCACGCTAGTCAGATTCAGGGTTTCTTCAATGTGCCGGTCGACAACCTTTATGCCGAGCCTAGCATGCTGAAGTGGATCCGGGAGAACCTGGATGTGGAAAACTGTGTCATTGTGAGTCCTGACGCTGGTGGTGCTAAGCG TGCCACCGCTATCGCCGACCGGTTGGATTCGCAATTTGCCCTGATCCACAAGGAACGCCCTCGTCCCAACGAAGTTTCCCGAATGGTACTTGTTGGAAACGTCAAGGACAAGGTTGCCATCATCGTCGACGATATGGCAGACACTTGTGGAACCCTCGTCAAGGCCGCCGACACCGTCATGCAGCACGGTGCTAAGGAAGTCAACGCCATTGTTGTCCACGGTATCCTCTCCGGTAACGCCAtcgacaacatcaacaacAGCTGCCTCAGCCGTATCGTCGTTACGAACACCGTTCCCCacgaggagaagaaagaggtcTGCGACAAGATCGCAACGATCGATATTAGCCCTACGCTCGCCGAAGCTTGCCGCCGGACACACAACGGAGAGTCGGTTAGCTTCT